A window from Roseburia sp. 499 encodes these proteins:
- a CDS encoding SusF/SusE family outer membrane protein: MKRKSLMIVLAALVLSIGTVGCGNNETNTGSNTQEEGKEDTCKVTFYDSDGKTELKTLEVKSGECAEEYVPEKEGFVGWFATPQMSHRFDFSTPITEDTQVFGGFVTYVEDTREYSVVGSGTSPVLMESNWGKVFGDAQKMTKEDNDEANVYTITLDLNEGDEFQFATNSSWHNQRGYGYLESISKDGKEYFANSGGLGDVSTKRSNIKCAVAGNYTFTLTTYPGEDTYETDNSSYTEENKEAFNINAYDVITWTYNGESTADNGDTKTDYYIKGAKITGWEDVYTDETKFTEENGIYTLTVDLEEGDEFMFTSMVTVGETSGVGTEYIRYSNIAVDDLESQSFVTGTDSANLVAGQAGTYTFTYDASTKVLTVNCQ; the protein is encoded by the coding sequence ATGAAAAGAAAAAGTTTAATGATTGTTTTAGCAGCATTGGTACTTTCCATAGGGACTGTGGGATGTGGTAACAATGAAACAAACACAGGAAGCAACACGCAGGAAGAGGGAAAGGAAGATACCTGTAAGGTAACGTTTTATGATTCTGACGGAAAAACAGAGTTAAAGACCCTGGAAGTAAAGAGCGGAGAATGTGCAGAAGAGTATGTACCGGAAAAGGAAGGATTTGTGGGATGGTTTGCAACACCTCAGATGTCACATCGATTTGACTTTTCTACACCAATTACAGAGGATACACAAGTATTTGGTGGATTTGTGACTTATGTGGAAGACACCAGAGAATATTCTGTGGTAGGAAGTGGAACAAGTCCGGTATTGATGGAATCTAACTGGGGAAAAGTATTCGGTGATGCTCAGAAGATGACCAAGGAAGACAATGACGAGGCAAATGTTTATACCATTACGTTAGATTTGAATGAAGGTGATGAATTCCAGTTTGCGACCAATTCCAGTTGGCACAACCAGAGAGGATATGGCTATTTAGAGAGTATTTCTAAGGATGGAAAAGAATATTTTGCGAATTCCGGTGGATTAGGCGATGTAAGTACCAAGCGTTCCAATATCAAATGTGCGGTAGCAGGAAATTATACCTTTACCCTGACTACATATCCGGGTGAAGATACCTATGAAACTGATAATTCCAGTTATACAGAAGAAAATAAAGAGGCATTTAACATTAACGCTTATGATGTGATTACATGGACTTATAATGGTGAAAGTACAGCTGACAACGGAGACACAAAGACCGATTATTATATCAAGGGCGCTAAGATTACCGGATGGGAAGATGTTTATACCGACGAAACAAAGTTTACAGAGGAAAATGGAATCTATACACTGACCGTAGACTTAGAAGAAGGGGATGAATTCATGTTCACTTCCATGGTAACTGTTGGAGAGACCAGTGGAGTAGGAACAGAATATATTCGTTATAGCAACATTGCAGTAGATGATTTGGAAAGTCAGTCCTTTGTAACTGGTACAGATAGTGCTAATCTGGTAGCAGGTCAGGCAGGAACATATACATTTACTTATGATGCATCTACAAAGGTATTGACTGTAAATTGTCAGTAA
- a CDS encoding LacI family DNA-binding transcriptional regulator: MKNNITIKDVAREAGVSVATVSYVINERNDKRISDKTRKKVLQVINLLGYTPNQSAKALATSRSGMVALYVTPDFSTLKNAEQLHFINFLSSFLHEKNYDLIYLSDTYTEKFDHADAILCYDVSLEYFRQIGDNNFAPLIALDCMINDPLFFQVNSDYEKMAQQARAYFHSEDYALLLLETPNLERKEYLKPLFQNIVYIKDFADISALPNQNFLVVEQTLYDCFKDHTKVCYLPTLTTEKAEVLFSCMENAIKRIPIEEHNVLV; the protein is encoded by the coding sequence ATGAAAAATAACATCACTATCAAAGACGTAGCCAGAGAAGCGGGGGTTTCTGTTGCCACTGTTTCCTATGTCATCAACGAAAGAAATGACAAACGAATTAGCGACAAAACCCGCAAAAAAGTACTACAGGTTATCAACCTGTTAGGCTACACCCCAAACCAATCTGCGAAAGCTCTTGCCACCAGCAGAAGTGGTATGGTTGCGCTTTATGTAACTCCTGATTTTTCAACCTTGAAAAATGCAGAACAACTGCATTTTATCAATTTTTTATCCTCTTTTCTTCATGAAAAGAACTATGACTTAATTTATTTAAGTGACACCTACACGGAAAAATTCGACCATGCAGATGCGATTCTGTGTTATGATGTTTCTTTAGAATACTTCCGCCAAATTGGTGACAATAACTTTGCTCCCCTGATTGCTCTGGACTGTATGATCAATGACCCGTTGTTTTTCCAGGTTAATTCGGATTATGAAAAAATGGCTCAACAGGCTCGTGCATATTTTCATTCAGAGGATTACGCTCTTTTACTGTTAGAAACACCTAATCTGGAACGGAAGGAATATCTGAAACCTCTTTTTCAAAACATCGTTTATATAAAGGATTTTGCAGATATTTCCGCTCTTCCAAATCAGAACTTTCTGGTGGTAGAACAGACCCTGTATGATTGTTTCAAAGACCATACGAAGGTCTGCTATCTTCCAACGCTTACCACCGAGAAAGCTGAGGTTCTATTTTCCTGTATGGAAAATGCCATCAAACGTATTCCTATTGAGGAACACAATGTTCTGGTATAG